GAGATTGCGGGAAAATCCGCGAGGGTTTGAGGCGAATGGCAAAGCTCAAGGTCGACGGGAAAGAGATCACGGTACCCGACCACTACACGCTGCTGCAGGCGGCCGAGGACGCCGGCGCGGAAGTGCCGCGCTTCTGCTTCCACGAGCGGCTGTCGATCGCCGGCAATTGCCGCATGTGCCTGATCGAGGTGAAGGGCGGCCCGCCCAAGCCGCAGGCCTCCTGCGCCATGGGCGTGCGCGACCTGCGCCCCGGTCCGAATGGCGAGCCGCCGGAGATCTTCACCAACACGCCGATGGTCAAGAAGGCCCGCGAAGGCGTGATGGAGTTCCTGCTGATCAACCATCCGCTGGATTGCCCGATCTGCGACCAGGGCGGCGAGTGCGACCTGCAGGACCAGGCGATGGCTTTCGGCGTCGATTCCTCGCGCTATCACGAGAACAAGCGCGCGGTGGAAGACAAGTATATCGGCCCGCTGGTCAAGACGGTGATGAACCGCTGCATCCATTGCACGCGCTGCGTCCGCTTCACCACCGAGGTCGCCGGCATTTCCGAGCTCGGCCTGATTGGCCGCGGCGAGGATGCCGAGATCACCACCTATCTCGAACAGGCGATGACGTCGGAATTGCAGGGCAACGTCATCGACCTCTGCCCGGTCGGCGCACTGACCTCCAAGCCGTTCGCCTTCCAGGCGCGGCCGTGGGAACTGACCAAGACGGAATCGATCGACGTCATGGATGCCGTCGGCTCGGCGATCCGCGTCGATTCCAGAGGCCGTGAAGTGATGCGCATCCTGCCGCGCGTCAACGAGGCGGTGAACGAGGAGTGGATCTCCGACAAGACCCGTTTCATCTGGGACGGCCTGCGCACGCAGCGCCTCGATCGCCCCTATGTGCGTAAGGATGGCAAGCTCGCCCCGGCAAGCTGGGCGGAAGCTTTCGCGGCGATCAAGGACGAGGTGTCGAAGACCGCACCCGAGCGCATCGGCGCCATTGCCGGCGACCTCGCCGCGGTCGAGGAGATCTATGCGCTCAAGCTTCTGATGGCGGCGCTCAGCTCCAAGAACATCGACTGCCGCCAGGACGGCGCTGCGCTCGATCCGTCGCTCGGCCGCGCCAGCTACATCTTCAATCCGACCATCGAAGGCATCGAGCAGGCCGATGCGGTGCTGATCGTCGGCGCCAATCCGCGCTTCGAGGCCTCGGTGCTCAACGCCCGTATCCGCAAGCGCTGGCGCGTCGGCAACCTGCCGGTCGGCGTCATCGGCGAGATCGGCGACACGCGCTATGACTACGAGCTCATCGGCGCCGGGCCGGAGTCCTTGAAGGACCTGGCCGACGGCAACGGCAAGTTCTTCGAGGTGCTGAAGAATGCAACTCATCCGCTGATCATCATCGGCCAGGGCGCCTTGGCGCGCTCGGACGGCGCGGCGGTGCTCGGCCAGGCGGCAAGGCTGGCGACGGCCGTCAATGCCGTCACGGCCGATTGGAACGGCTTTGCGGTGCTGCACAACGCTGCGGCCCGAGTCGGCGGGCTCGACGTCGGCTTCGTGCCGGGCGAGGGCGGCAAGAATGTCGCCGGCATGCTGGGCGAAACGGATCTCCTGTTCCTGCTTGGCGCCGACGAGATCGACATGGCCAAGACCGGCGGCGCCTTCGTCGTCTATATCGGCACGCATGGCGATGCCGGCGCGCACCGCGCCAACGTCATCCTGCCGGCTGCCGCCTACACCGAAAAGTCCGGCACCTACGTCAACACGGAAGGCCGCGTGCAGCAGACCAACCGCGCCGGCTTCGCCCCGGGCGAAGCGCGCGAGGACTGGGCGATTCTCAGGGCGCTGTCGGATGTGCTCGGCAAGAAACTGCCGTTCGATTCGCTGGCGCAGCTGCGTGCCAAGCTCTACGGCGAACATCCGCATCTCGCCCGCGTCGATCAGGTTCTGGCCGGCAGCGCCGAAGACATCGCCAGGGCGGCGAAGCTCGGCGGACGCCTGAACAAGGGCACTTTCACCTCGCCGGTGAAGGATTTCTATCTGACCAACCCGATCGCGCGGGCCTCGGCCGTGATGGCTGAATGTTCGGCGCTGGCCAAGAGCGGCTTCAAGCAGGCGGCGGAATAAGCATGGATACCTTCTTCTCTTTCTACGTGCTGCCTGCGCTGCTGATCCTGTTGAAGTCGGTGGTGCTGATCGTCGTTCTTTTGATCTTCGTGGCCTATGTACTTTACGCCGACCGCAAGATCTGGGCAGCCGTGCAGCTGCGCCGCGGCCCGAACGTCGTCGGCCCCTGGGGCACGCTGCAGGCCTTCGCCGACCTGTTGAAGTTCGTGTTCAAGGAGCCGGTGATCCCGTCCGGTGCCAACAAGGGCGTTTTCCTGCTGGCGCCGCTGGTCTCGGCGGTGCTCGCAATCTCGGCCTGGGCCGTCATTCCGGTCAGTCAGGGCTGGGCGATCGCCAACATCAATGTTGGCGTCCTCTATGTCTTCGCCATCTCCTCGCTCGAGGTCTATGGCGTGATCATGGGCGGCTGGGCGTCCAATTCGAAATATCCGTTCCTCGGCGCGCTGCGCTCGGCCGCGCAGATGGTGTCCTACGAAGTCTCGATCGGCTTCGTCATCGTTACGGTGCTGCTTACCGTCGGTTCGCTCAACCTCTCCGACATCGTGCTCTCGCAGCAAGACGGCCTCGGCACCAGGCTCGGCCTGCCCAACACGTTCCTCGACTGGCACTGGCTGTCGCTGTTCCCGATGTTCATCGTGTTCTTCATCTCGGCGCTGGCGGAGACGAACCGTCCGCCTTTCGATCTCGTCGAGGCGGAATCGGAACTGGTTGCCGGCCATATGGTTGAATATTCGTCGACGCCGTTCCTGCTCTTCTTCCTGGGCGAGTACGTCGCCGTCGTGCTGATGTGCGCGTTGGCTACCATCCTCTTCCTTGGCGGCTGGCTGCCACCGTTCGATTTCGCGCCTTTCACCTGGGTGCCGGGCTTGATCTGGTTCGTGCTCAAGGTCTGCCTGGTATTCTTCATGTTCTCGATGGTGAAGGCGTTCGTGCCGCGCTACCGCTACGACCAGCTGATGCGACTGGGCTGGAAGGTCTTCCTGCCGATTTCGCTCTTCATGGTCGTCGCCACTGCGGCCTTCCTCAAGATCACGGGGTTTGCGTGATGTCCGCTCTGGCCCAAGCCGCAAAGGCGCTTCTGCTGAAGGATTTCGTCAGCGCCTTCTTCCTGTCGATGCGCCAGTTCGTGGCGCCGAAGGAAACGATCAACTATCCGCACGAGAAGGGGCCGCTGAGCCCACGCTTCCGCGGCGAGCATGCGCTGCGCCGCTATCCTAACGGCGAGGAACGCTGCATTGCCTGCAAGCTCTGCGAAGCGATCTGCCCGGCGCAGGCGATCACCATCGAGGCCGGCCCGCGCCGCAACGACGGCACGCGCCGCACGGTGCGCTACGACATCGACATGGTGAAATGCATCTATTGCGGTTATTGCCAGGAAGCCTGCCCGGTCGACGCCATCGTCGAGGGGCCGAATTTTGAATTCGCGACCGAGACGCGCGAGGAGCTTTACTACAACAAGGAAAAGCTGCTCGCGAACGGCGATCGCTGGGAGCGGGAATTGGCGCGCAACATCGCGCTGGACGCGCCCTATCGCTGACATTTGACGCATGGACGGGGCGCAGGGGCCCTGTCCAGAGGATGATCCCGAAAAGGTGCAGACTTTTCGGATCAGATCATCCTCCGGAATGAAAGAGTGGCGCATGTTTCTTTCGACTGGGGTCTTTGAACCCGATCGGAACATGCGCTAGGAACACGCGGCTTCGCACCGGAGGCGGGACGAAGCCAGAGACAACGGAGAGGATGAATGTCCGATCCGACAGGAACCCGGGGGAACCCATGCTGAGTGGATTAGAGGCGGTCTTTTTCTACCTCTTCGCCTTTATTGCCGTGGCGTCGGCCTTCATGGTCATCTCGTCGCGCAACCCCGTGCATTCGGTGCTGTTCCTCATCCTCACCTTCTTCAATGCCGCCGGGCTGTTCCTGCTGACCGGCGCCGAGTTCCTGGCCCTGATCCTGCTCGTGGTTTATGTCGGCGCGGTGATGGTGCTGTTCCTGTTCGTCGTCATGATGCTCGATGTCGACTTCGCCGAGATGAAGCAGGGCGCACTGCAATACGCGCCGATCGGCGCGCTGGTGGGGCTTATCCTGGCGGCTGAGCTGATCGTCGTGCTAGGCGGCTACAGCTTCGCGCCGCAGCTCGCCTCCACGGTCGCGAAGCAGACGCCGGATCTCGCCGCACGCTCGAATACGGCCGCGCTCGGCGACATCCTCTATACGGACTACCTTTATTACTTCCAGATCGCCGGCCTCGTGCTCCTGGTCGCCATGATCGGCGCCATCGTCCTGACGCTGCGCCACAAGGAAGGCGTCAAGCGGCAGTCGATCGCCGCCCAGGTCGGCCGCACGCCGGCCACGGGCATGGAAATCCGCAAGGTCAAGTCGGGCGAGGGTATCTGAGATGGTCGTCGGCATCGCGCATTATCTGACGGTTTCGGCGATCCTGTTCACGCTCGGCGTGTTCGGCATCTTCTTGAACCGCCGCAACATCATCGTCATCCTCATGTCGATCGAGCTGATCCTGCTCGCGGTCAACATCAACTTCGTCGCCTTCTCGGCGGCGCTGCATGACCTCGTCGGACAGGTCTTCGCCCTGTTCGTGCTGACGGTGGCCGCGGCCGAGGCCGCGATCGGACTTGCCATCCTTGTCGTCTTCTTCCGCAACCGCGGCTCGATCGCGGTCGAAGACGTGAACCAGATGAAGGGTTGACGGGAACCACCATGTACCAGGCCATCGTCTTCCTTCCGCTGCTCGGCTTCCTGATTGTCGGCCTGTTCGGCAATTCGCTCGGCGCCAAGGCATCCGAATACATAACCTCCGGCTTCCTGGTGATCTCGGGGGTGCTGTCGTGGATCGTCTTCTTCACCGTCGGCTTCGGCCATGGCGAGGTGTTCACCGTGCCGGTGCTGCGCTGGATCCAGGCCGGGGGCCTCGATGCCGCCTGGGCGCTGAGGATCGATACGCTCACGGTCGTGATGCTGGTCGTCGTCAACACGGTGTCGGCGCTGGTCCATATCTATTCGATCGGCTACATGCACCACGATCCGGACCGGCCGCGCTTCTTCGCCTACCTGTCGCTGTTCACCTTCGCGATGCTCATGCTGGTGACGGCCGACAACCTGGTGCAGATGTTCTTCGGCTGGGAAGGTGTCGGCCTCGCCTCCTACCTGCTGATCGGCTTCTGGTACAAGAAGCCGTCCGCCAACGCCGCCGCGATCAAGGCTTTCGTCGTCAACCGTGTCGGCGACTTCGGATTCGCGCTCGGCATCTTCGGCGTTTTCGTGCTGTTCGGCTCGGTCAATCTCGGCACCGTCTTTGCCAATGCGGCCTCCTTCCTTCCGGCCGAAGGCGCGCCGGAAGGGGCCGCCGTGCTCACCTTCCTCGGCCATGCGCTCGACAAGCACACGGCGCTGACGGTGGTCTGCTTGTTGCTCTTCATGGGCGCCATGGGCAAGTCGGCGCAGGTGCCGCTGCACACCTGGCTGCCCGACGCCATGGAAGGCCCGACGCCGGTCTCGGCGCTGATCCATGCCGCGACCATGGTGACGGCCGGCGTGTTCATGCTGGCGAGGCTTTCGCCGCTGTTCGAGCTGTCGCATTCGGCGCTCACCGTTGTCACCTTCATCGGCGCCTTCACGGCCTTCTTCGCGGCGACCGTCGGTCTGGTCCAGAACGACATCAAGCGCGTCATCGCCTATTCGACCTGCTCGCAGCTCGGCTACATGTTCGTGGCGCTCGGCGTCGGCGCCTATGGCGCGGCGATCTTCCACCTGTTCACGCACGCTTTCTTCAAGGCGCTGCTCTTCCTCGGCTCGGGCTCGGTCATCCACGCCGTCTCCGACGAGCAGGACATGCGCAAGATGGGAGGCTTGAGGACGCTCAT
The window above is part of the Mesorhizobium sp. WSM4904 genome. Proteins encoded here:
- the nuoK gene encoding NADH-quinone oxidoreductase subunit NuoK codes for the protein MVVGIAHYLTVSAILFTLGVFGIFLNRRNIIVILMSIELILLAVNINFVAFSAALHDLVGQVFALFVLTVAAAEAAIGLAILVVFFRNRGSIAVEDVNQMKG
- the nuoG gene encoding NADH-quinone oxidoreductase subunit NuoG, coding for MAKLKVDGKEITVPDHYTLLQAAEDAGAEVPRFCFHERLSIAGNCRMCLIEVKGGPPKPQASCAMGVRDLRPGPNGEPPEIFTNTPMVKKAREGVMEFLLINHPLDCPICDQGGECDLQDQAMAFGVDSSRYHENKRAVEDKYIGPLVKTVMNRCIHCTRCVRFTTEVAGISELGLIGRGEDAEITTYLEQAMTSELQGNVIDLCPVGALTSKPFAFQARPWELTKTESIDVMDAVGSAIRVDSRGREVMRILPRVNEAVNEEWISDKTRFIWDGLRTQRLDRPYVRKDGKLAPASWAEAFAAIKDEVSKTAPERIGAIAGDLAAVEEIYALKLLMAALSSKNIDCRQDGAALDPSLGRASYIFNPTIEGIEQADAVLIVGANPRFEASVLNARIRKRWRVGNLPVGVIGEIGDTRYDYELIGAGPESLKDLADGNGKFFEVLKNATHPLIIIGQGALARSDGAAVLGQAARLATAVNAVTADWNGFAVLHNAAARVGGLDVGFVPGEGGKNVAGMLGETDLLFLLGADEIDMAKTGGAFVVYIGTHGDAGAHRANVILPAAAYTEKSGTYVNTEGRVQQTNRAGFAPGEAREDWAILRALSDVLGKKLPFDSLAQLRAKLYGEHPHLARVDQVLAGSAEDIARAAKLGGRLNKGTFTSPVKDFYLTNPIARASAVMAECSALAKSGFKQAAE
- the nuoI gene encoding NADH-quinone oxidoreductase subunit NuoI → MSALAQAAKALLLKDFVSAFFLSMRQFVAPKETINYPHEKGPLSPRFRGEHALRRYPNGEERCIACKLCEAICPAQAITIEAGPRRNDGTRRTVRYDIDMVKCIYCGYCQEACPVDAIVEGPNFEFATETREELYYNKEKLLANGDRWERELARNIALDAPYR
- the nuoH gene encoding NADH-quinone oxidoreductase subunit NuoH; protein product: MDTFFSFYVLPALLILLKSVVLIVVLLIFVAYVLYADRKIWAAVQLRRGPNVVGPWGTLQAFADLLKFVFKEPVIPSGANKGVFLLAPLVSAVLAISAWAVIPVSQGWAIANINVGVLYVFAISSLEVYGVIMGGWASNSKYPFLGALRSAAQMVSYEVSIGFVIVTVLLTVGSLNLSDIVLSQQDGLGTRLGLPNTFLDWHWLSLFPMFIVFFISALAETNRPPFDLVEAESELVAGHMVEYSSTPFLLFFLGEYVAVVLMCALATILFLGGWLPPFDFAPFTWVPGLIWFVLKVCLVFFMFSMVKAFVPRYRYDQLMRLGWKVFLPISLFMVVATAAFLKITGFA
- the nuoL gene encoding NADH-quinone oxidoreductase subunit L, with protein sequence MYQAIVFLPLLGFLIVGLFGNSLGAKASEYITSGFLVISGVLSWIVFFTVGFGHGEVFTVPVLRWIQAGGLDAAWALRIDTLTVVMLVVVNTVSALVHIYSIGYMHHDPDRPRFFAYLSLFTFAMLMLVTADNLVQMFFGWEGVGLASYLLIGFWYKKPSANAAAIKAFVVNRVGDFGFALGIFGVFVLFGSVNLGTVFANAASFLPAEGAPEGAAVLTFLGHALDKHTALTVVCLLLFMGAMGKSAQVPLHTWLPDAMEGPTPVSALIHAATMVTAGVFMLARLSPLFELSHSALTVVTFIGAFTAFFAATVGLVQNDIKRVIAYSTCSQLGYMFVALGVGAYGAAIFHLFTHAFFKALLFLGSGSVIHAVSDEQDMRKMGGLRTLIPKTYWMMVIGTLALTGVGIPATVIGTAGFFSKDAIIATSFASHNAVAGFAFVLLVIAACFTSFYSWRLIFMTFHGEPRASHEVMHHVHESPPVMLVPLYVLAAGALFAGIIFHGAFIGEGYAEFWKASLFTLPENQILHEIHELPLWVELAPFIAMLIGLAVAWKFYISSPELPRSVAANHRLLYGFLLNKWYFDELYDFLFVRPAKRLGRFLWKTGDGAIIDGLGPDGISARVVDVTNRVVKLQTGYLYHYAFAMLIGVAALVTWMML
- a CDS encoding NADH-quinone oxidoreductase subunit J; translated protein: MLSGLEAVFFYLFAFIAVASAFMVISSRNPVHSVLFLILTFFNAAGLFLLTGAEFLALILLVVYVGAVMVLFLFVVMMLDVDFAEMKQGALQYAPIGALVGLILAAELIVVLGGYSFAPQLASTVAKQTPDLAARSNTAALGDILYTDYLYYFQIAGLVLLVAMIGAIVLTLRHKEGVKRQSIAAQVGRTPATGMEIRKVKSGEGI